The stretch of DNA CGGGCTTGACGGCTTCGTAGAAGGGCTGGAATTCGGAATCTTCGAGTTCCTCGGCGCCCATGGCGGGGCAACCCAGTGCATAGCGGGCGTATTCGCCCAATTGGCCCTGCGAAAAGTCCGAGACGCTGAACACGTCGGCTTCGGCGCCGGCGGCCTTTGCACCTTCGGCGACGTATTTTGCCATCAGTTCGGTGTTGCCGGTTCCGCTCCAATAAATGACTGCGATTTTTTCCATTGTGATTCTCCTAGGTGAATTAAAGAGGTAAATGTC from uncultured Fibrobacter sp. encodes:
- a CDS encoding flavodoxin → MEKIAVIYWSGTGNTELMAKYVAEGAKAAGAEADVFSVSDFSQGQLGEYARYALGCPAMGAEELEDSEFQPFYEAVKPALNGKKVALFGSYGWGGGEWMNPWKADAEAAGLVLVADPLAIENAPDDAGKAACQDLGKALATA